The Petrotoga mobilis SJ95 genomic sequence AGAGATTTTGCAAATGAGGATAATATACCCTGGGGACATGTGGTTTGCTCTCCATTAAAAGAGGCCTTGGATAATGAAATACGCTTACACAACAAAAGTTATGTTGTGGTAGTAACCAGGGGACATGCTGTTGACAAAGAGGTAGTACAATCCCTTGAAAATAAACCTTTTGCCTATCTTGGCGTCATAGGCTCAAAGCACAAGATTGCTGAAACGAAGAAAAATCTGCTTAAAGTTGGTGTGTCCCAACACTTTTTGGACAAGATTCATGCCCCCATAGGTCTACCAATTAAGGCAGAAACACCAGAAGAATTAGCCATATCGATACTTGCTGAATTAATAGCTGTGGAAAAAGGTGCTGATTTAGATACACTCCGTCTTCCATTCTACAACACAATTGGAAGCAAAGAAACAAGCAGTGTACAAAATTGATCGAAACTTATGTTTATGGAGGTATTCAAAAAATGAGAAAAATTGAAGTAACTCTCTATGTGAACAATACAAAAGAGACATTACAAGTGGAACCAACGGAGCGACTTCTTGATACTCTACGCAATCAGTTGAAATTAACAAGTGTAAAAGAAGGATGTGCAGTAGGCGAATGTGGAGCTTGTACTGTTATTTTAAATGGTGAAGCTGTTCATTCATGTTTGATATTAACAGCTCAAATTGATGGTTATGAAGTTCTCACGACTGAGGGGTTGGAAGTTAATGGAAAATTAGATCCAATTCAACAATCTTTTATTGATCATCAAGCCGTTCAATGTGGTTTTTGTACACCTGGAATGATTATGTCCGCCAAGGCTTTGTTGAATAAAAATCCCAGCCCCTCAAAGGAAGAAATAAAAACTGCAATAGAAGGAAATCTCTGTAGATGTACTGGATATCAGCAAATAGTCGAAGCAATAGAAGCAGTCACACAAATGAAGGAAGGCTGATATATATGTCAAGCATATTGATTAAAAAAGCTAAAGTTATAACCACTATGAACGCTAATAAGGATCAATTGAAGGATCACGATATTTTAATTAAAGATAAGATAATACATAAGATTTCTCCAAATATAGATGTATCAAATGAACAAATAGATGAAGTTATAGATGGTTCCAAATATTATGTTTATCCAGGATTAATTAACACACATCATCATTTCTATCAAACCTTTACAAGAAACATTCCTCAAGTACAAAATGTAGAATTATTTGATTGGTTAAAGTTTTTGTATCCCATTTGGTCAAAGTTGACACCAGAGGTTGTTTACTACAGTACTTTAGTTGCAACAGCCGAATTACTCAAAACTGGATGCACAACATCTGTTGATCACTTCTATGTTTTTCCAAAAAATCAACCACCAGATCTTCTTGACAACGAATTTTATGCTGCAAAAGAAATTGGGATCAGATTACATGGAAGTAGAGGAAGTATGTCATTGAGTGAAAAAGATGGAGGACTTCCTCCTGATTCAGTAGTTCAAACAGAAAAAGAAATATTGAAAGATTCCCAAAGAGTTATTGAAAAATTTCACGATCCTTCTCCATTTGCCATGCATAGAGTCATTCTAGCTCCTTGTTCTCCATTTTCTGTAACCTCTACACTTCTCAACGAATCTATTAAATTGGCAAGAGAATATAGTGTTTGTAGTCATACACATCTAGCTGAAACAAAAGATGAAGAGAGATTTTGTATTGATACTTTTGGGAAAAGGCCATTAGAATACATGGAGAGTTTAGATTGGTTAGGTTCTGATGTATGGTTTGCCCATGGGGTTCATTTCAACGAAGAAGAGATAGATAAGTTGGCATTAACTAAAACAGGGGTTGCTCATTGCCCTGTTTCGAATTCAAAACTCGCCTCTGGGGCTGCAAAGATCCCCTCTATGTTAAAAAAGGGTGTCAAAGTTAGCCTGGCTGTCGATGGGAGTGCAAGCAACGATTCTTCTAATATGATTTTAGAAATGAAAACTGCTTTTTTGATGAGCAGATTAATTTACGGTATCAACGCTATCACATCCGAAGATGTGCTGAATATAGCCACAAAAGGTGGAAGTGAAGTTATAAATCAGCCGGAAATTGGAAGTTTAGAAGAAGGTAAGGCCGCAGATATGTTCTTGGTTCGTTGGGATCGATTGGGTTATACAGGAGGCTTTTATGATCCTATTTCAATGATTATTAATACAGGTGATTCTCAAATTGTAGATATTACGATAGTCAATGGAGAAATAGTTGTAAAAGATGGTGAACTTGTTAAAGTTGATGAAAGAAAAATCATCGAAAAGGCTAATGAACTATCTAAAAGGATGCTCGAGGCCTAAAAATTTGGAGGTAAATGAAGATGTTGTTAATAGGTAACGCCACTGTTCTCACCTTTGACGAAGAAACTCCTATAATTAATAATGGTGCGGTGTTAATAGAAGGCATAAAAATAAAAGAAATAGGAGAAACCGAAGTTTTACTTCAAAAATATCCAAACGCCGTTTTCAAAAACGCTCGAAATAAGGTTTTAATGCCTGGTTTAATAAACACTCACACCCACCTGTACAGTACTTTTGCCAGAGGAATGAATTCAAAAACTGACATCCCCCCACAAAACTTCATAGAAATATTAGAAAAATTATGGTGGAGATTGGACAACACTTTAAACGAGGATGATATTTATTATAGTGCATTATTTGCAATTTTAGAGTGTATAAAAAACGGAGTTACCACCATTTTTGACCATCATGCTAGTTTTAATTATATAGATGGCAGTTTGGACATCATTGCACAAGCAGCAATGGAAGCTGGTATAAGGGCTAATCTTTGTTATGAAGTATCAGATAGACATGGTCAGACTAAAAGCGATGCATCTCTGAAAGAAAATGAAAGGTTTATTAGAAAGATTCAGGTTTCTCAAAATGATAAGTTAGGTGGAATGATTGGGTTACATGCTTCTTTTACACTTGAAGATAGAACCTTAAATAAAGCTTCAGAATTAGCAGACGAGTTACACGTTCCGTTTCATATCCACGTTGCTGAGGGGAGAGAAGATTTACAGGACAGCGTAAAAAGAGGTTACATGGGTGTAGTCGATAGATTAACGAAATTTAAAATATTAAGGCCACATACCTTAGCTGCTCATGGTGTTCATATCAAGAAAGAAGAGATTCCTATGTTGAAGAAGAGTGGTGCCTGGGTTGTTCACAATCCAGAATCAAACATGGGGAACGCGGTAGGAGCAGCTCCAATAAAAGATTTTTTTGATCACGAAATCCTAACCGGTCTGGGAACAGATGCTTATACACACGATATGTTCGAAAGTATAAAGGTTGCAAACTTGCTCCAAAAACATCAATTGGGTGATCCACAAGCGGGGTGGAACGAAGTTTACAACATGGCCTTTAATAACAATATGCAAATTGTTTCCAACCTATTAGGTGTCGAAATTGGAAAAATAAAAGAAAATTTTCGTGCGGATTTAATAATAGTAGATTATATTCCACCAACTCCAATAGAAAAAGATAACGTTTATTCTCATATCCTTTTTGGAATGAACGGGGGAATGGTTGAAACTGTAATTATTGACGGCAAAATTATTATGGATGATCGGGAGGTGACGATTTTAGATTATGAAAGAATACACAGGAGAACTAGGGAGCAAGCAAGAAGATTTTGGGAGAGATTCTGATGATTACTTTGCTCCCACCACATTGAAAGAAGCCACAGAGATTCTCGCAAAATACAGCCCCAACATCAAAATCATCGCAGGGGGCACAGATCTTCTGGTGGATTATTTTGACCGCCTTTATGAAGTAGACAGGTGGATCAGCTTAAAGAACCTCGATGAACTAAAAAAAATTGAAATAAACAACGATCGAATAGAAGTTGGTGCTCTAGTCACACACGAGGAATTAGTAAAATCTGAAATTATACAAAAATATTTACCGCTAATAAGTCAAGCTGCCTTAGATGTTGGTTCACCACAAATCAGAAACAGGGGTACCATTGGTGGTAATATTGCAAATTCTTCCCCAGCAGGAGATTTATTACCTCCCTTAATAGCTTACGATGCTGTATTCAAAATAACTTCCCAAAATGAAACCCGTGAGGTACCTGCAAAAGAGTTTTTCCTAGGACCTAAAAAAAACGTACTTAGAAATGATGAAATTTTAGAAAAAATTATCATTCCAATACCTCAAAAACACACTTATGGAAAATGGTTAAAAGTTGGAAAAAGAAACGCCTTGATAATTTCAAGTATAACGTTGGCTATTGTTGTGACCTTCAATGATGATGAACGCATAAAAACAGTGAAATGTTCTCTTGGTTCTGTAGCTCCAGTTCCAATTGAGATATCTCAAATTCAACCTCTTATGGTTGAAAAAAGGTTTAACGAATTAGACTATTCTCAGATTGGAAAAGTAGTCTCCAATAACATTTCACCAATAGATGACATAAGAGGTACCAAAGAATATCGGAGGGAAGTTGCTAAAAATCTAACAATTAGCGCATTAAACGAAATAGAAAGGATGGTGAGGGTAGATTGAAAATAAGCTTTACCATAAATGGTATTAAAAGAGAATGCAATGTAAATTCAACTACCCGTTTGTTAGACTTAATTAGGGACGATCTGAATCTTACAGGTACAAAAGAAGGTTGTGGAAAAGGAGAATGTGGTGCATGTACGGTTATAATGAATGATAAAATCGTAGCTTCTTGCTTAGTGCTTGCATACGAAGCAGATGGCGCAGAAATAGTTACTATTGAAGGTTTGAGTGATAAAAATATTTTACATCCTATACAAGAGGCATACATTGAAACTGGAGCTGTACAATGTGGTTTTTGCACACCTGGATTTATACTAGCAACTAAAAAACTTCTTGACGAAAATCCAAACCCAACGGAAGAGGAAATAAAAATAGGTTTATCTGGCAATATCTGTAGATGTACTGGATACCAAAAAATAATAGATGCGGTCAAACTCTCGGCCACTAAAATTGCTGAGTATAAGAGAGGTGAGAAAGTTGAAACCAAATAAATACGTTGGAGAGAATGTTTTCAAAGTTGATGCCAAAGACAAAGTATTGGGTAAAGCCATCTATCCGGATGATATATACTTTGAGGATATGCTCTATGTGAAAGTTAAACGTGCTACGCATCCACATGCCTACATTCAAAAAATAGATGTCTCTAAAGCAGAATCATTACCTGGAGTAATTAAAGTTATCACTGCAAAGGATTATCCTCATTTGAATAAGTTTGGATTGATAGTTAAAGATCAACCTGTTTTAGTAGGAATAGGAGAAAAAACACGCTTTATGGGAGACGCTTTGGCTATAGTTGTTGCAAAGAGTAAAGAAATCGCCACTAAAGCAATTAATTTAATAAATGTTGAGGTTAAAGAATTAGAGGTCATTACCGATCCTTTCAGGGCAATGGAAGAAGACGCTCCAAAAATTCATGAAGGTGGAAACATAGTTGTTACTCATCAATTAAACAAAGGGGATGTAATGAAAGGTTTTAACGAGTCTGATGTAATAATAGAAAGAGAGTACAAAACGCAGCATGTTGACCAACTCCCTTTACAAGTGGAGTCTGGCGTAGCTGTTTACGACGAAAAAACTGGTGTAATAACTATTTGGGCAGCTACACAATGGCTTCATGATACACAAGCAGATATAGCCCAATCTTTGAATCTACCCAAAGAAAAAATCAGAATAATACAACCCGTTATTGGAGGAGCGTTTGGTAGAAAAGAAGATATATCGGTTCATATACATTTAGCGTTGGCTGCAATGGTTACTAAACACCCTGTCAAATTAACTTACACCAGAGAAGAATCTATGATCGCACAGTCTAAAAGGCATCCACTGTATATTAAGGCTAGAACAGGAGCCACAAAAGATGGAATTCTAAAGGCTTGGGAGGTTGAAGTTGTAGGGGATACCGGAGCATATGCATCCAGTGGTCCTGCTGTTGTACATAAAGGTATGTATCATTGTACAGGTCCATACAATGTACCTAACGTTAAGGGTATAGCTTATACCGTTTACACTAATAATACGTATGGTGGAGCCATGAGAGGATTTGGAACAACGCAGATGGCTTTTGCTTATGAATCTCAAATGAACATATTAGCTGAAAAGTTGGGTATGGATCCAGCAGAGATTAGACTAAAGAACGCTTACAGAATTGGCTCAATTACTCCAAATGGTCAAAAGCTTACACAAAGTGTCAACGTCGTTGAAACAATACAGGAAGCTTTAAAGCTTTCAAAAGAGAAAGAAGGTGTTCGACATTGAAGAAAAAAGGAAGAGGTATGGCTACAATAATGTTCGGATATGGTTACGGTGAAGGATTTCCCGATTTTTCTCATGCGACGGTTGAATTTACGGATAATGAAAAGGTTTTAGTGGTAACCGCAGCTGCCGATGTAGGACAAGGAGTTTTAACGGTTATCAGTCAAATTGCAGCAGAAGTTCTTTCAGTTGGTGTTGAAAAAGTAAAAGTCATTCAGGGCGATACTCATAAAACTATGAATTCAGGATCAACATCTGCAACTCGTCAAACCACCTTTACAGGAAATGCCGTAAAACAAGCGTGTGAGAACTTAAAGGGAAAAATTTTCCATTATGCGAGTTTAGAGTTCAATAGTAATTATCCTGAACTAACTTTGAAAGATGGAAAAATCATCTACAATCCTAACCCTGAAAAAACAATTACTTACTGGGATTTAAAAAGAAAGGTAGAAGAAAAAGGTGAAACTTTGAAAGGTGAAGCGACCTACTTTCCACCAACATATTCTCCCGATTTAATATCCGGACAGGCCCATGAAGTCTACGTTGCTTATACCTTTATGACTCAAATAGTCGATGTAGAGGTTGACACAACCACTGGAAAAGTTGATGTGAAAGATGTTTACACCGCACTTGATTGTGGAAAAGCTATAAACCCTATAAATGTGGAAGGACAGATAGAGGGTGGTACAACTCAAGGAATAGGTATGGCTCTTATGGAAGAACAAGTAATAAAAAATGGAATCACATTAAATCCAAATATGACAGGTTACTTGGTTCCAACTTCTATGGATATTCCGAATTTTCATTCTGTATTAATAGAAAATGAAGATTCTATCGGGCCATTTGGTGCAAAAGGTATAGGAGAACCAACAACCATTGCAGCTTCCCCTGCCATTGCTAACGCTATATACGATGCTATAGGTATTAGATTTTATGAATTGCCTATCACCCCAGAAAAAATTCTTAAAGCTCTAAAAGAAAAAGAAAATGATTAAAAATAACATCTTTCTTACAGGTTCTATAGGTATAGGTAAATCGACGATTATACGTAAAGTGATTAATCAACTATCATTACATGTTTGTGGTTTTTCAGTTGATAGAGAAGGTAAAAAAAATAATTGGAACGCCTTTTATTTAGTAGAAGCATCTTCATTTAATAACGGTGATCGATCTAAAAAATCTAAATATAACAGATTTGCCTTCAGAAATGATTACTCTACAAATTGGGAGATAAATATTCAAGTATTTAACGAAATTGGTGTAAAACTTCTTACAAACATTGATAATGCTGACATTGTAATAATGGATGAATTGGGAAGATTCGAGTTAACTGCTTACCAGTTCCAGCAGAAAGTATATGAAGTTTTAAACAGTGATAAACCTGTTTTGGGTGTAATAAAGGATGAATCTAATCCATTTTTGGATAAGATTAGGAATAGAAAAGATGTTCAAATATTTAGAGTCCTCCCAGATAACCGTGAAGAAGTTTACAAAAAGGTGCTAAGCCAGATAAAACTAATACTTTCAATAAAGGAGTGAATTTATGGCTGATATATCTGTTGATTTACTGGGAATGTTGTTAAAAACACCTGTAATGCCTGCGGCTGGACCACCTATTAAAGATGGAGAGAGTGCTCACAAAGCCAAAGAAGGAGGAGCTGGTGCGATCGTTACCAAAACGGTTTCCGCCAGAGCAGCAAAAGTTCCAAAACCAAACATGGCTCAAGTAAAAGGAGGGTTTATCAATACCGAACTTTGGTCTGAGTTATCCTTAGAACAATGGATTGAAAAAGAATATCCTCAGGTAGTTGAAACAGGGTTGCCGGTGATAATAGGCGTTGGGTATACCTCTGAAGACATAAAAGAAGTAATACCAAAAGTAGAACGGTTCGCTGATGCTTTTGAACTGTCTACACATTACCTTGGTAATGATCCAACCCCCATGATTAATAGTATAAGAGCAGCGAAAGAAACTACAGATCTTCCCGTTATGGTAAAACTTAGTCCACAAGTAGATATTCCAAAGTTCGCTAAAGAGGCTGAAAACGCCGGTGCAGATGGTTTAGTCTTAATAAACTCTTTCGGTCCTACCTTAGATATTGATTTAGAAAGCGGTAAGCCTTTATTAGGAAGTGAGAATGGTTTTGGATGGTTATCAGGTCAAGCAATATTCCCTTTAGCTTTGAGATCCGTTTTTGAAGCTGTAAGATCGGTTAATATTCCAGTAGTTGGAGTAGGTGGGATCAATACGGGTAAAGAAGCCATAAAGATGATAATGGCAGGAGCCCAAGCTGTACAAGTTTGTACCGCCGCTATTTTGAATGGACCTCAAATATATAAAAAGATTACCAATGAAATTGAAAAGTATTTGGACGACCATGATTTTAAGTCTTTAGAGGAAATTAGGGGTATTGCTCAAAAAAATATTGTTAATGAGGCAAATTATAATTTGATATTTCCAGCCGTAAACGATGAAAAATGTACAGAATGTGCGCTATGTGTCAAAAGCTGTGTTTACGATGCGATCCATCTCATAAAAGAACTTCACAGTGTAAGAATAGATACAAACAAATGCGCTGGTTGTGGATTATGTGTGACAAGATGTAATTTCAATGCTCTGTCCTTATCTTTATAAAGGGGGAAAATACTATTGTCAAACAAAGATCTTTTACCAATAGCTTTAGGAAAGGAAAAAGCGGATCTAGTATTCAAAAACGGGAAAATAATTGATGTTTTTAACGAAAAAGTTATAGAAGAGGATTTGGCCATTTCCAATGGTGTAATAATCGGCTTTGGAAAGTATGAAGGTAAGGAAGAAGTTGACTTAGAAGGTAAATTCATATCTCCGGGGTTTATAGATGCTCATCTGCATTTAGAAAGTGCCATGGTGACAATAGAAGAATTCGCTAAAACGGTTATCCCTTTAGGAACGTTGACTCTTGTTGCAGATCCACATGAGATAGCAAATGTAGCTGGGAAGGTTGGTATAAAATATTTCTTAACAATCGGGAATAACATACCATGGAATTTTAATTTAATGGTTCCTTCTTGTGTACCCGTGACCACTTTCGATAAATCAGGATCTGTACTAAATGCAGAGAAAATAAAAGAATTAATTACAGAAGAAAATTTTTTTGGTCTTGGTGAGGTTATGGACTATGAAGGAGTTATAACAGGTCAAGATTATATTTGGGATAAGATAGAACTCATGAAAGACTATTTCATTGATGG encodes the following:
- a CDS encoding XdhC family protein, producing the protein MNEDILKAIDKALKEGPEGVLCTVVEEKGSTPRSMGAKMWVSADGSTIGTIGGGIVEHHVIDEALNLLKNKAQVLLYRESLNTKEAGDEGAICGGSLGVFLEVIGQNREVVIFGAGHVGKALARVATLTGYKVTVWDDRRDFANEDNIPWGHVVCSPLKEALDNEIRLHNKSYVVVVTRGHAVDKEVVQSLENKPFAYLGVIGSKHKIAETKKNLLKVGVSQHFLDKIHAPIGLPIKAETPEELAISILAELIAVEKGADLDTLRLPFYNTIGSKETSSVQN
- a CDS encoding (2Fe-2S)-binding protein encodes the protein MRKIEVTLYVNNTKETLQVEPTERLLDTLRNQLKLTSVKEGCAVGECGACTVILNGEAVHSCLILTAQIDGYEVLTTEGLEVNGKLDPIQQSFIDHQAVQCGFCTPGMIMSAKALLNKNPSPSKEEIKTAIEGNLCRCTGYQQIVEAIEAVTQMKEG
- a CDS encoding 8-oxoguanine deaminase, yielding MSSILIKKAKVITTMNANKDQLKDHDILIKDKIIHKISPNIDVSNEQIDEVIDGSKYYVYPGLINTHHHFYQTFTRNIPQVQNVELFDWLKFLYPIWSKLTPEVVYYSTLVATAELLKTGCTTSVDHFYVFPKNQPPDLLDNEFYAAKEIGIRLHGSRGSMSLSEKDGGLPPDSVVQTEKEILKDSQRVIEKFHDPSPFAMHRVILAPCSPFSVTSTLLNESIKLAREYSVCSHTHLAETKDEERFCIDTFGKRPLEYMESLDWLGSDVWFAHGVHFNEEEIDKLALTKTGVAHCPVSNSKLASGAAKIPSMLKKGVKVSLAVDGSASNDSSNMILEMKTAFLMSRLIYGINAITSEDVLNIATKGGSEVINQPEIGSLEEGKAADMFLVRWDRLGYTGGFYDPISMIINTGDSQIVDITIVNGEIVVKDGELVKVDERKIIEKANELSKRMLEA
- the ssnA gene encoding putative aminohydrolase SsnA → MLLIGNATVLTFDEETPIINNGAVLIEGIKIKEIGETEVLLQKYPNAVFKNARNKVLMPGLINTHTHLYSTFARGMNSKTDIPPQNFIEILEKLWWRLDNTLNEDDIYYSALFAILECIKNGVTTIFDHHASFNYIDGSLDIIAQAAMEAGIRANLCYEVSDRHGQTKSDASLKENERFIRKIQVSQNDKLGGMIGLHASFTLEDRTLNKASELADELHVPFHIHVAEGREDLQDSVKRGYMGVVDRLTKFKILRPHTLAAHGVHIKKEEIPMLKKSGAWVVHNPESNMGNAVGAAPIKDFFDHEILTGLGTDAYTHDMFESIKVANLLQKHQLGDPQAGWNEVYNMAFNNNMQIVSNLLGVEIGKIKENFRADLIIVDYIPPTPIEKDNVYSHILFGMNGGMVETVIIDGKIIMDDREVTILDYERIHRRTREQARRFWERF
- a CDS encoding FAD binding domain-containing protein; the encoded protein is MKEYTGELGSKQEDFGRDSDDYFAPTTLKEATEILAKYSPNIKIIAGGTDLLVDYFDRLYEVDRWISLKNLDELKKIEINNDRIEVGALVTHEELVKSEIIQKYLPLISQAALDVGSPQIRNRGTIGGNIANSSPAGDLLPPLIAYDAVFKITSQNETREVPAKEFFLGPKKNVLRNDEILEKIIIPIPQKHTYGKWLKVGKRNALIISSITLAIVVTFNDDERIKTVKCSLGSVAPVPIEISQIQPLMVEKRFNELDYSQIGKVVSNNISPIDDIRGTKEYRREVAKNLTISALNEIERMVRVD
- a CDS encoding (2Fe-2S)-binding protein; the encoded protein is MKISFTINGIKRECNVNSTTRLLDLIRDDLNLTGTKEGCGKGECGACTVIMNDKIVASCLVLAYEADGAEIVTIEGLSDKNILHPIQEAYIETGAVQCGFCTPGFILATKKLLDENPNPTEEEIKIGLSGNICRCTGYQKIIDAVKLSATKIAEYKRGEKVETK
- a CDS encoding xanthine dehydrogenase family protein molybdopterin-binding subunit, producing MRKLKPNKYVGENVFKVDAKDKVLGKAIYPDDIYFEDMLYVKVKRATHPHAYIQKIDVSKAESLPGVIKVITAKDYPHLNKFGLIVKDQPVLVGIGEKTRFMGDALAIVVAKSKEIATKAINLINVEVKELEVITDPFRAMEEDAPKIHEGGNIVVTHQLNKGDVMKGFNESDVIIEREYKTQHVDQLPLQVESGVAVYDEKTGVITIWAATQWLHDTQADIAQSLNLPKEKIRIIQPVIGGAFGRKEDISVHIHLALAAMVTKHPVKLTYTREESMIAQSKRHPLYIKARTGATKDGILKAWEVEVVGDTGAYASSGPAVVHKGMYHCTGPYNVPNVKGIAYTVYTNNTYGGAMRGFGTTQMAFAYESQMNILAEKLGMDPAEIRLKNAYRIGSITPNGQKLTQSVNVVETIQEALKLSKEKEGVRH
- a CDS encoding xanthine dehydrogenase family protein molybdopterin-binding subunit gives rise to the protein MKKKGRGMATIMFGYGYGEGFPDFSHATVEFTDNEKVLVVTAAADVGQGVLTVISQIAAEVLSVGVEKVKVIQGDTHKTMNSGSTSATRQTTFTGNAVKQACENLKGKIFHYASLEFNSNYPELTLKDGKIIYNPNPEKTITYWDLKRKVEEKGETLKGEATYFPPTYSPDLISGQAHEVYVAYTFMTQIVDVEVDTTTGKVDVKDVYTALDCGKAINPINVEGQIEGGTTQGIGMALMEEQVIKNGITLNPNMTGYLVPTSMDIPNFHSVLIENEDSIGPFGAKGIGEPTTIAASPAIANAIYDAIGIRFYELPITPEKILKALKEKEND
- a CDS encoding ATPase AAA; the protein is MIKNNIFLTGSIGIGKSTIIRKVINQLSLHVCGFSVDREGKKNNWNAFYLVEASSFNNGDRSKKSKYNRFAFRNDYSTNWEINIQVFNEIGVKLLTNIDNADIVIMDELGRFELTAYQFQQKVYEVLNSDKPVLGVIKDESNPFLDKIRNRKDVQIFRVLPDNREEVYKKVLSQIKLILSIKE
- a CDS encoding 4Fe-4S binding protein, whose translation is MADISVDLLGMLLKTPVMPAAGPPIKDGESAHKAKEGGAGAIVTKTVSARAAKVPKPNMAQVKGGFINTELWSELSLEQWIEKEYPQVVETGLPVIIGVGYTSEDIKEVIPKVERFADAFELSTHYLGNDPTPMINSIRAAKETTDLPVMVKLSPQVDIPKFAKEAENAGADGLVLINSFGPTLDIDLESGKPLLGSENGFGWLSGQAIFPLALRSVFEAVRSVNIPVVGVGGINTGKEAIKMIMAGAQAVQVCTAAILNGPQIYKKITNEIEKYLDDHDFKSLEEIRGIAQKNIVNEANYNLIFPAVNDEKCTECALCVKSCVYDAIHLIKELHSVRIDTNKCAGCGLCVTRCNFNALSLSL